CAGCAATATACTGATCACTCGGGGCGTAATCATGGGTCTGCATCTGTTCAGTACGCTATTGCTGCGGCCTGGCGATCGTGTGGCCGTAGACGCTCCCGGCTGGTTCGGTGCAAATATGAATTTTGTGCAGGCAGGAGCGTCGGTCTGCGAAGTTCCTGTCGACCGGTTTGGAATGGATATGCAGGCATTGGAGCAAATATGTGAGCAAAAGCCGGTCCGAATGGTTTATGTGACATCTCACCATCATTATCCTACGACTGTTGCACTTCGGGCCGACAGGCGGATCGCGTTGCTGCGGCTGGCAGAGCAATACCGGTTCGCTATTTTTGAAGACGATTATGACTACGATTTTCACTACCAGAGCAAGCCGCTACTTCCTCTTGCAGGCGCGGATCCGTTTCAAATGGTGGTTTATTGCGGTTCTTTTACGAAAACAATATCACCTGCATTCAGGATCGGTTATCTCGTCGGTCCGGAAGATTTGATCTCCGAGCTTGCACTGCTGCGCCGTATTATCGACCGGCAGGGCGATCAGATGCTGGAAAACGCGGTTGCAGAATTGTTGCAGACGGGTGTGATTCAAAGGCATTTGCGAAAATCTGTTCGTGTATACAAGCAACGGCGCGACCTTTTCTGCGATCTTCTGAAAACCGAGCTGGGGAACTACGTTGATTTTCAGGCCCCTGACGGTGGCATGGCAGTTTGGACGCAGTTTGATGCTAATATAAATTTACCGAGGCTTGCCGAACAGGCTCTGCGGCGAGATCTGTTCCTCTCGGGTGCTGCGAGTCCTTTTGAAATAAAGACTAATGCAGTCAGGCTTGGATTTGCGTCCTCCAATCCGGACGAATTGGAAGAAAGTGTTGCAATCATCAAAAGTTTGTTGTGACATTTGCGGCTGAAAAGCTCCTGCTATGTTTATCAAAATCATAAACAGTTACCGTATTGCATTCAGCGGACTTAGCAGGGAGACCTGGCTGCTAAGCGTCGTAATCCTCGTGAACCGGTGCGGATACATGGCGGTGCCGTTTATGAGCATGTATATTACGCAAAATCTTCACAGAAGTATTGCGGATGCAGGCCTGATTATCACGCTTTTCGGTGCCGGATCGGTGCTGGGCGCCATGGCGGGAGGTTATTTTACAGACAAATGGGGCTTTCGGCCTGTGCAGGTACTTAGTCTCGTTCTCAGCGGCTTATTTTTTGTTTTATTCGGTCTTGTGACAGATTTTGCAATTCTCTGCGGTCTGGTGGTTATTCTTAGTTTTTTTGTTGAAGCATTCAAGCCTGCCAATAGCACAGCGGTTGCAGCTTATTCAACTACGGCAAACCTGACCAGGTCCTATGCGCTGAACCGGCTTGCGACAAATATCGGATTCGGGTTTGGGACTTCGGTGGGAGGGATCCTCGCGGCGATCAATTATCACCTGTTATTTTGGGTTGACGGTGTTGTGTACACGATGGCCGGGATCCTTATTCTGGTATTGCTGCCAAAATCGAAAGTG
This Dyadobacter sp. UC 10 DNA region includes the following protein-coding sequences:
- the pdxR gene encoding MocR-like pyridoxine biosynthesis transcription factor PdxR — protein: MQVLSTLIVINRNGKLPVYLQIANQLMALVKAGTLRPGYKLLSTRELASSLKVHRRMVVQAYDELLAQGWLESHTGKGTFVAKHLPETRPVNVESNVQTLAGQNRKAGFQFESLPHLARPVLKPNSRLHLDDGFPDPRLAPREDLARAYRSQVLQGNAYLRLGYGDTTGSAWLRQQLSAHLNETRGLKTTASNILITRGVIMGLHLFSTLLLRPGDRVAVDAPGWFGANMNFVQAGASVCEVPVDRFGMDMQALEQICEQKPVRMVYVTSHHHYPTTVALRADRRIALLRLAEQYRFAIFEDDYDYDFHYQSKPLLPLAGADPFQMVVYCGSFTKTISPAFRIGYLVGPEDLISELALLRRIIDRQGDQMLENAVAELLQTGVIQRHLRKSVRVYKQRRDLFCDLLKTELGNYVDFQAPDGGMAVWTQFDANINLPRLAEQALRRDLFLSGAASPFEIKTNAVRLGFASSNPDELEESVAIIKSLL